From the Aphelocoma coerulescens isolate FSJ_1873_10779 chromosome 10, UR_Acoe_1.0, whole genome shotgun sequence genome, one window contains:
- the ADAM10 gene encoding disintegrin and metalloproteinase domain-containing protein 10, which produces MDLAGTIILLCSCAAGAGGQYGNPLNKYIRHYEGLSYDVDLLHQKHQRAKRAVSHEDQFLRLDFHAHGRQFNLRMKRDTSLFSDDFKVEISNQVIDYDTSHIYTGHIYGEQGSFTHGSVIDGKFEGFIQTHSGTFYIEPAERYIKDRNLPFHSVIYHEDDIKYPHKYGPQGGCADHSVFERMQKYQMTGIEEPTTEKPVEEPKKDDPQLLRKKRATQAEKNTCQLYIQTDHLFYKHYGTREAVIAQISSHVKAIDTIYQSTDFSGIRNISFMVKRIRINTTVDEKDSSNPFRFPNIGVEKFLELNSEQNHDDYCLAYVFTDRDFDDGVLGLAWVGAPSGSSGGICEKSKLYSDGKKKSLNTGIITVQNYGSHVPPKVSHITFAHEVGHNFGSPHDSGMECTPGESKNLGQKENGNYIMYARATSGDKLNNNKFSICSIRNISQVLEKKRNNCFVESGQPICGNGLVEQGEQCDCGYSDQCKDECCYDANQPEDKKCKLKPGKNCSPSQGPCCTAQCDFKSRTDKCRNDSDCAKEGMCNGVSALCPVSEPKENFTVCNRNTQVCIKGQCAGSICEKHGLEECTCASSDGKDDRELCHVCCMRKMDPATCASTGSSRWQEYFHLETITLQPGSPCNDFKGYCDVFMRCRLVDADGPLARLKKAIFNPELYENIAEWIVAYWWAVLLMGIALIMLMAGFIKICSVHTPSSNPKLPPHKPLPGTLKRRRPPQTTQPPQRQRPRESYQMGHMRR; this is translated from the exons ACAATTCAACCTTCGAATGAAGAGAGATACATCTCTTTTTAGTGATGACTTCAAAGTAGAAATATCGAACCAAGTAATTGATTATGATACCTCCCATATTTACACTGGACACATTTATG GTGAGCAGGGAAGTTTTACTCATGGGTCTGTTATTGATGGAAAATTTGAAGGATTCATCCAAACTCACAGTGGGACCTTTTATATTGAGCCAGCAGAGAGATACATAAAGGACAGAAACCTACCATTCCACTCTGTCATTTATCATGAAGATGATATCA AATATCCACATAAATATGGACCACAAGGAGGTTGTGCAGATCATTCAGTATTTGAAAGAATGCAGAAGTACCAGATGACTGGTATAGAAGAACCAACAACAGAG AAGCCTGTCGAAGAGCCTAAGAAGGATGATCCACAGCTTTTGAGAAAAAAGCGTGCCACTCAGGCTGAAAAAAACACGTGTCAGCTGTACATCCAGACTGATCATTTATTCTACAAGCACTATGGAACCAGGGAAGCTGTGATTGCACAG ATTTCCAGCCATGTTAAAGCGATTGACACAATTTACCAGTCAACAGATTTTTCAGGGATCCGTAACATCAGCTTCATGGTGAAACGAATCAGA ATTAACACAACCGTAGATGAGAAGGACTCTTCCAATCCCTTTAGGTTTCCTAACATTGGTGTGGAAAAGTTTCTGGAACTGAACTCAGAACAGAATCATGATGATTATTGCTTGGCCTATGTGTTTACAGACCGTGATTTTGATGATGGAGTCCTTGGTCTGGCTTGGGTTGGAGCCCCTTCAG GAAGCTCTGGTGGGATATGTGAAAAAAGCAAATTGTATTCAGATGGTAAGAAGAAGTCTCTGAACACTGGAATCATCACTGTCCAGAACTATGGCTCTCATGTGCCCCCCAAGGTTTCTCACATTACTTTTGCACATGAGGTTGGGCATAACTTTGGTTCCCCT CATGATTCTGGAATGGAGTGCACTCCTGGAGAGTCCAAGAACTTgggacagaaggaaaatggCAATTATATCATGTATGCAAGAGCTACGTCTGGGGACAAACTTAACAACAATAAGTTCTCAATCTGTAGTATTCGAAATATCAGCCAAGTtctagagaaaaagagaaataattgtTTTGTTG AGTCTGGGCAGCCCATCTGTGGTAATGGACTGGTTGAGCAAGGAGAACAGTGTGATTGTGGATACAGTGACCAGTGTAAAGATGAATGCTGTTATGATGCAAACCAGCCAGAAGATAAAAAATGCAAGTTAAAACCAGGCAAAAACTGCAG CCCCAGCCAAGGCCCGTGTTGCACTGCCCAGTGTGATTTCAAATCGAGGACAGATAAGTGTCGGAATGATTCCGACTGTGCTAAGGAGGGAATGTGTAATGGTGTCAGTGCTCTCTGTCCTGTATCTGAACCCAAAGAAAACTTCACAGTGTGCAACAGGAACACCCAAGTTTGCATAAAAGGG CAATGTGCCGGCTCTATCTGTGAGAAGCACGGTTTGGAGGAGTGTACATGTGCTAGTTCAGATGGCAAGGATGATAGAGAACTGTGCCATGTCTGCTGCATGAGAAAAA TGGACCCAGCTACTTGTGCAAGCACAGGCTCGAGCCGATGGCAGGAATACTTTCATCTTGAAACCATTACTTTGCAACCTGGATCTCCCTGTAATGATTTCAAAGGCTACTGTGATGTGTTTATGAGGTGTCGGCTAGTAGATGCTGATGGCCCTCTAGCTAGATTaaagaaagcaatttttaaTCCAGAACTATATGAAAACATTGCAGAATGGATTGTG gcTTATTGGTGGGCAGTGTTGCTTATGGGAATTGCATTAATCATGCTAATGGCTGGCTTCATTAAGATATGCAGTGTTCATACTCCAAGCAGTAATCCAAAGTTGCCTCCTCATAAACCACTTCCAG GCACTTTAAAAAGGAGGAGACCACCACAAACCACTCAGCCCCCACAGCGGCAAAGGCCCCGAGAGAGTTATCAGATGGGACATATGAGACGCTGA